GGATATTGCTAACTTTCGAGGCAGTTTCTGGCTTGAAGTGAATCTTGCTAAGAGCAACATCTTCAGTGTTAATGCAGATAGTAACATTAATGATTTAGCGGATTTGATGGGATGTAAAGTTGAGAAATTTACTACTATTTCCTAGGACTGCCTTTGGGAGCTAAAGTGAAGGATCAAAGAATTTGGCAAGTAGTTTTAGATAGATATGCtacaaaatggaaaaaaaaacagTATCTATCTTATGGTGGGAGACTCGCTTTAATAAGGAGTGTGCTTGATGGAATCCTTAACTATTTGATGTCCCTGTTCCCTATGCCTCAAATTTTTGAAATAAAGGTTAAGCTCTAGAAATAAAGGTTAAGCTCTAGGAGAAGTCAGTTTCTTTGGGATGGGAATTCTGAAAGGAAGAAGTTTCATCTGGTAAAGTGTCATGAAATTATAAAAGATAAGAAAGGTGGTGGTTTGGGAGTTAAAAATTTGAAGCTTCATAAGTTTATTGTTTAGATGGTGGTGGAGATACAGTGAAAAAAGAGGAAATCTGGAAGATGCTGACTGAAACTAGATATGGGAGAGAAGACTTCTGGACAACCCGTGTAATTTCAATGCCTTAAAAAGTTGGAGCTTAGAAGCAAATTAGTAGATTGTGGCCAGATATTCATTTCATTGAAAGTTGGTGATGGGAGAAGAATCAGGTTCTGGACAGATTTTTGGCTGGGAGATGATAAATTGATGAATAGATTTCCTACATTGTATAGTTTAACCAGGAACAAACAGTGTACAGTTGCGGAACGTTTTATAGGAGGGGAGTGGAGACTTAATTTTAGGAGAAACTTTAATGATTAGGAAGTTGATGAGATTAGTCAACTTTTATGTCATCAAAAAGAGATTGGTCAACTTTTACATTCTCTGGAACCTCTGATCGTTGATGCTAGTAGGGTGGACTCTCAGGTTTGGAGAGCTGTAAAAGATGGCAAGTTTTCTGTCAAAAGCTGTTATGATCTTCTGCAGAGACGAATAAGTCATTGGGATTTGACTTGGCCGTGGAAGCTGTTGtggaaatcacaagcacctcttAAAGAGCTTGCTTTGGCTGGCTTGCAGCTAGGAATTCATGCTTTTACACATGATAAGTTGCAGAGAAGAGGAATTCCTTTGTGCAGTAGATGCTTCTTATGTGAAAACTCTCAGGAATTTGCAGGTCACTTATTTTTGCACTGTAGTTACACAAAGCAGCTATGTGATCTATTTCTTAACATGTGTGGTGTGCTATCGGTGATGCCAAGGAATGTGAAAGTCATGTTTGCTGGCAgagtttggaagttggaaaaagcTTGATGAAAATTTGGAAGACCATTCCTTTGTGCATCATTCGGACCATTTTgttgatttcaatttttttttttaatttaaaacttgacccataagtttatgtTCTACAAATAAAGATGCCCATAATTTTAACTTCAACTCAATTTTTCGAAATTAGTTTTTTTTGTCGTGTTTGATTGATCTATAAATCAGTAAGTACGTCCTTCTGTTTCATTAAATTAAAGTATCTTTTTATGATTTCAATTTCAGGGCAGGCCATCCGGTGACAATGATCACGATCAGCTGCACGATCTGAGTGAACCAAGATTAATGGACCACGGCTACGTCACCACCTCCACAACCACCAATCCAACTAACACAAATAATTATCCCTACAAAAATGGCGGAAAAAGTTACTACTACAACAATCAAGAACAAAACTATCCCCCCAACTATAACCACTACAATGGTAAAAGGGTACAGCAGCACGACAACACGGATCATGTCAATGAGTTaagcaactacaacaacaaccgtTTTAAGTTGAGCGACGAACACCGTAATTATAAGATGTACCTTGAGAATGAAGACGACTATCACTATGTAGAGCCCGAGGAGCCCAGCCCTTGATATAGATGCGCggtcaatataaaaaaaataattgcaGTGAGTTTTATATATCAAAGTATTAAATGTGTATGGTTTCGACCCTATGAGTTTTATATATCAAAGTATTAAATATGTATGGTTTCGACCCTAATGCATTTGAATATTTTTATTGTTCGTTTAACCTTCTGTTTGAATTGTAGGATTCCCATTCCCATTTAATTTATATTCCTCGTATTGGTGATAGTAGATAAATGGCAAAACAAAAAATTTCATTTAAGACGGCATTTTGAGAGGAATATGATTTAAAATAATGAAGTTTTGATTTATTCATATACTTATCCTAATTCCTAACAGTTTAAGGGTAACAATTTTGCCAAACAGAAGTCTActtattttgttatgtttacgTTATATTTCACAAACAATGAAGTTTCCCCTGTCTATATTTTTATTATTGAATTATTATgagtttcaattttaattattaaaatAACTTATATGAGAGATTTAATTGTatctttatatttttattatgttgCTTGGAATTCTTTCATTACTCTATTTTTTTACCTAATTTATTAAGATATTAGTTACTTGGTACAATCCACTGTATTACTTTTCTCATTACAATTTTAAAAAGAATTCTCATCCCAATTCAATAGGTATTATCATTcaattttttctcttttctttcttgaTTATAGTTACTACGTTATTCAATTTGTACACTGTGATATAATTTTTTATCAGCTTGAAACTTGGCTTACGACTATTTGGTCAAGCATGTGAGGATATAAAGCACATCTTTTGAAAGAAGGTCAAATAAAAACTATCTCGCTGACACTAACAAAAATATATTCTCATAAAATGATTTGGCTAAACAGAAAATAATAAAACCCTAAAGTACCTTttcagaaggaaaaaaaaacattatGCTTCTACAGAGAATCAACAAATTATAGTTGTTTTACAACTACAGAAGTTGAAGTGTCTCTTGATGCAGTTTGCCACCATATAAAtatatcttttaaaaaaaatgtgggtcccatattaaacaccgtgcgtattcgtagcaaacactaatataataaagttttaaatacggagcacaaactacaatgttatattaatcgtgttttgaacataatatctcatattgacaaaatcaagcaatatataaaaaaaaatgaaccccatattaaaaaaataaacaatgtcaaaaaaaaaaagtgcagactttgtattcttagcaaacactaatataataaagttttagatacggagcacaaattacaatgttatatcaatcgtgttttgaacataatatatatatatatatatatatatatatatatatatatatatatatatatatatattatatgcataaaaatagtacaaactaataatgtccaaaagggtgggcgccatactaaacaacaccaagcaatataaaaaataaaaaataaaaaaagaagtaaCTATATAAAGcaagacccatgcttcatcgtccgtaaaagccccatactaaataacatcaagcaataaaaaaaaaaggaagaaaaaaaagtggaactcgccgcatccaaactcacgggaaaaaaaatgcttagaaaatcaaacaattaaatcaataatgatggattcattgccacatgcgtatcaacccattagtgagagcaaatgaaattattgtacagcagcatacttaaaatacttatatattaaaataagatagaatctaattactttttcattttttccttactctaataaatgtgaaaagagattaataaaattttagatacagagtacaaactacaatgttatattaagtatatatatatatatatgcataaaaatagtgcaaattaataatgtcaaaaaaaaagtgcaccccatattaaaaaatcaaacaatattcatgcaatttctaaagtatctcattaagtcaataatgatggattcattgccgcgtgcgtatcaatccattagtggaagcaaatgaaattacttttcttcaaaaggttaagtagtcaaaccatacaattttctttctttttttatattagcctgagatctaatgtaGATATTacactgttgtatttgttattccgccatgtcatttatttgttatgtttaataaaataaatatacttaaaatatttatattttaaaataaatagaatttaattacttttttatttttattcttactctaataaatgtgaaaagagattaatgtcgtaaaaaaaatatatcaaatggagatcaaataatgaataaggtaaattagtcgaATTATaatctaatcgacgttttcttaaaaaaccatccaaaagacaacatgacaagtaaaatgagctaaaccgagaatatttaccaaaaattaaaaaatagtat
The sequence above is a segment of the Lycium barbarum isolate Lr01 chromosome 6, ASM1917538v2, whole genome shotgun sequence genome. Coding sequences within it:
- the LOC132599956 gene encoding uncharacterized protein LOC132599956 encodes the protein MASFTNQTVYVFFISITLLSSLQIIHARDSHFFSTNKEIKGVFLLETENGVYDHHESHQFSPSTTHKLIPNSKYNQYYRGEKDATYDTNHNAISKGRPSGDNDHDQLHDLSEPRLMDHGYVTTSTTTNPTNTNNYPYKNGGKSYYYNNQEQNYPPNYNHYNGKRVQQHDNTDHVNELSNYNNNRFKLSDEHRNYKMYLENEDDYHYVEPEEPSP